One Roseofilum reptotaenium CS-1145 DNA window includes the following coding sequences:
- a CDS encoding response regulator transcription factor — protein sequence MKILLVEDDVRIAEALAEALSDRHYTVDTAEDGELGWTFVESAPYHLILLDVMLPKLDGIQFCRRLRQHGYTIPVLMLTARDTSTDKVMGLDAGADDYVVKPFDLPELMARVRALLRRNSDILPPILEWGELQLDPNTCKVDYAGKQLQLTPKEYSLLELFLRSHGRCLSRSAILDQVWCFEEQPGEETVKVHLRSLRQKLKSAGAPANYIETVYGLGYRLNQNL from the coding sequence ATGAAAATTTTATTGGTAGAAGACGATGTTCGTATTGCCGAAGCCTTAGCAGAAGCATTAAGCGATCGCCATTATACGGTTGATACTGCCGAAGATGGGGAATTAGGGTGGACTTTTGTAGAATCAGCCCCCTATCATCTCATTCTTTTAGACGTGATGCTCCCCAAACTCGATGGCATTCAATTTTGCCGCCGACTGCGACAACATGGCTATACCATTCCCGTGCTAATGCTGACGGCTAGAGATACTAGCACCGATAAAGTGATGGGATTAGATGCCGGAGCCGATGATTATGTGGTTAAACCCTTTGATTTACCAGAATTGATGGCACGGGTAAGGGCACTGCTGCGCCGCAATAGCGATATTTTACCCCCGATCTTGGAATGGGGAGAACTGCAACTTGACCCGAATACTTGTAAAGTGGATTATGCAGGGAAACAGCTCCAACTTACACCTAAAGAGTATAGCTTATTAGAATTATTTCTTCGCAGTCATGGGCGTTGTTTAAGTCGGAGTGCCATCTTAGATCAAGTGTGGTGTTTTGAAGAACAACCGGGGGAAGAAACGGTCAAAGTGCATTTACGTTCCCTGCGCCAAAAACTCAAATCTGCTGGAGCGCCCGCTAATTATATTGAAACAGTGTATGGTTTGGGATACCGGCTCAATCAAAACCTCTAA
- a CDS encoding NADH-quinone oxidoreductase subunit M: protein MLSVLIWGPVLGAAAIAFWPAEIKPETLRKLAIALGLFLLGWTVAIALQFNPHLSQLQLTEFVPWLEALGLTYHLGIDGLSFPLILLHSLLTFVSIASSDRQIQRPRLYYALLLLLNSCVSGAFCSQDYLLFFLFYELELIPLYLLIAIWGGKRRGYAATKFLMYTAVSGIALLASFLGITWLSGASTFSYDPAIAQTLPLGTQLILLGGLLLAFGIKIPLVPFHTWLPDAHVEASAPISVLLAGVLLKLGTYGLLKFGLLLLPDAWSFLAPGLAVWAAVSAIYGALSAIAQTDMKKMVAFSSVAHMGYILLAGATATSLSFLAAIVQMVSHGLISAVLFLVVGVVYKKTGTRDLNILKGLLNPERGLPLIGSLMIMGVMASAGIPGMIGFVSEFLVFWSSFPTFPIPTLICMVGTGLTAVYYLLLVNRTFFGRLSEVVQNLPPVQWSDRIPAIALTLLIVFFGLFPSTLVQWSEATSTAMFPSNTILSGEDTGTRRHGDTEHSALFPYYPLPITYFTP, encoded by the coding sequence ATGCTCAGTGTTTTGATCTGGGGCCCGGTTTTAGGTGCAGCAGCGATCGCCTTCTGGCCCGCTGAAATCAAACCTGAAACCCTACGCAAACTGGCCATTGCCCTCGGCCTTTTCCTCTTGGGTTGGACAGTGGCGATCGCTCTCCAATTTAATCCCCATCTGTCCCAACTGCAATTGACAGAATTCGTACCCTGGTTAGAAGCCCTGGGCCTAACCTACCATCTGGGCATTGATGGCCTATCCTTTCCCCTAATCTTACTGCACAGCTTATTAACATTCGTCTCCATTGCAAGCAGCGATCGCCAGATCCAACGGCCTAGGCTCTATTATGCCCTGCTGTTGCTGCTCAACTCCTGCGTTTCTGGAGCCTTCTGTTCCCAAGATTATCTCCTGTTCTTCCTCTTCTATGAACTCGAACTGATTCCCCTCTATCTCCTGATCGCCATCTGGGGTGGAAAGCGTCGGGGATATGCCGCAACTAAATTTTTAATGTATACCGCCGTTTCCGGTATTGCCCTCTTGGCTTCATTCCTGGGCATCACCTGGTTAAGCGGAGCCAGTACATTTAGCTATGACCCGGCGATCGCTCAAACCCTACCTTTGGGAACCCAACTGATCCTCCTTGGGGGTCTCCTGCTCGCTTTTGGCATTAAAATTCCCCTTGTTCCCTTCCACACCTGGCTTCCCGATGCTCACGTCGAAGCCTCTGCTCCCATCTCCGTTCTCCTCGCTGGCGTATTGCTGAAACTGGGAACCTACGGACTGCTCAAGTTTGGCCTCCTCCTGCTTCCTGATGCTTGGAGTTTCCTTGCCCCTGGCCTAGCAGTTTGGGCTGCTGTTAGCGCCATTTATGGAGCCTTGAGTGCGATCGCCCAGACCGATATGAAAAAAATGGTCGCTTTCAGCTCCGTCGCCCATATGGGCTATATATTGCTCGCTGGTGCAACGGCAACTTCCCTCAGCTTCCTGGCGGCGATCGTGCAAATGGTCAGCCATGGGTTGATTTCTGCTGTTCTCTTTCTGGTTGTGGGAGTTGTCTACAAAAAAACCGGAACCCGCGATCTCAATATCTTAAAAGGCCTCCTGAACCCAGAGCGCGGCCTACCTCTCATTGGCAGCTTAATGATTATGGGAGTGATGGCCAGCGCCGGAATTCCCGGTATGATTGGGTTTGTCTCCGAATTTCTGGTCTTTTGGAGCAGTTTCCCCACCTTCCCCATACCCACCCTCATCTGTATGGTGGGAACCGGCTTAACTGCTGTTTATTACCTGCTCTTAGTGAATCGTACTTTCTTTGGCCGCCTTTCCGAAGTCGTGCAAAACCTGCCCCCAGTGCAGTGGTCAGATCGCATTCCGGCGATCGCCCTAACCCTCTTGATCGTCTTCTTCGGTCTCTTTCCCAGTACCCTCGTCCAGTGGAGCGAAGCCACCAGTACGGCCATGTTTCCGAGTAACACCATTTTGAGTGGGGAAGACACAGGGACACGGAGACACGGGGACACGGAGCATTCTGCATTATTCCCCTATTACCCATTACCTATTACCTATTTTACCCCATGA
- a CDS encoding sensor histidine kinase, with product MVWDTGSIKTSKRPFNRLRWRLLLSYLGVMMAILGSSTLAVYQFFATSLYTQLDRQLLTLADAGMHGLNAVKERYGKSDASAPLLDNDGDLDIPGQNFRQPDQGIEWFDQTGQLLAKQGRIIPPFPLMLRTSNEASGHTVAGEIRTLTWVAHQQNQDDRKIEGYVRVSQSTEAVEEVLVKLRWGMMLGGAIAASLTTVGGIWLTDRALKPIEASFNQLKQFTADASHELRSPLTAIKTSVDVMLSHPERVHPTDVKKMDAIASALKQMTRLVEDLLMLARSDRSTHPSEWVVLPLEELLEDLVELWLPQAEAKDITLRSQLITSATVQGDAFLLQRLFANLLENALNYTPAGGTVTVSLKQQENAIAVSIQDTGMGIAPEHLPLIFDRLWRADKARTHRTGGSGLGLAIAKSIAQQHQAKILVTSQLGVGTSFQVLLPTHF from the coding sequence ATGGTTTGGGATACCGGCTCAATCAAAACCTCTAAACGCCCGTTTAACCGTTTGCGCTGGCGGTTATTGCTGTCCTATTTAGGGGTGATGATGGCAATTTTGGGGAGTTCAACCCTAGCCGTTTATCAGTTTTTTGCGACCAGTTTATACACCCAATTAGATCGACAGTTGTTGACGTTAGCTGATGCTGGAATGCATGGTTTAAATGCTGTTAAAGAACGATATGGGAAGAGTGATGCTAGTGCCCCTCTCTTAGATAATGATGGAGATTTAGATATTCCTGGGCAAAATTTCCGCCAACCGGATCAAGGGATTGAATGGTTTGATCAAACCGGGCAACTGTTAGCCAAACAAGGCCGTATTATTCCTCCTTTTCCCCTGATGCTCCGTACTTCTAATGAAGCTTCTGGACATACGGTTGCGGGGGAAATTCGTACTCTGACGTGGGTTGCCCATCAGCAAAATCAGGACGATCGCAAAATTGAAGGCTATGTGCGCGTCAGTCAATCTACAGAAGCGGTAGAGGAAGTGCTGGTAAAGTTGCGTTGGGGGATGATGTTAGGGGGAGCGATCGCCGCCAGTTTAACCACAGTCGGAGGCATCTGGTTAACGGATCGCGCCCTCAAACCTATTGAAGCCAGCTTTAACCAACTGAAACAGTTTACCGCCGATGCTTCCCATGAGTTACGATCGCCTCTGACTGCCATCAAAACCTCCGTTGATGTTATGCTCTCCCATCCAGAGCGTGTCCATCCCACCGATGTCAAAAAAATGGATGCGATCGCCAGCGCTCTCAAGCAAATGACACGGTTAGTCGAAGATCTACTCATGTTAGCCCGCAGTGATCGAAGCACTCATCCGAGTGAATGGGTAGTGCTTCCCCTCGAAGAGCTATTAGAAGACTTGGTAGAGTTATGGTTACCCCAAGCAGAAGCGAAAGACATTACCCTGCGATCGCAATTAATCACCTCTGCCACCGTGCAAGGAGATGCCTTTTTATTACAGCGCTTATTTGCCAATCTGCTCGAAAACGCCTTAAACTATACTCCCGCAGGCGGCACCGTCACCGTTTCCCTCAAGCAACAAGAGAACGCGATCGCTGTTTCCATCCAAGATACTGGTATGGGTATTGCCCCCGAACACCTGCCATTAATCTTCGATCGCCTGTGGAGAGCAGACAAAGCTCGCACCCATCGCACTGGAGGTTCCGGCTTAGGCTTGGCGATCGCCAAAAGCATTGCCCAGCAGCATCAGGCAAAAATCTTAGTCACCAGCCAATTAGGTGTAGGCACTTCTTTTCAAGTTCTTCTGCCCACTCATTTCTGA
- a CDS encoding adenylate/guanylate cyclase domain-containing protein, giving the protein MNRERRVRARPSIHPPSQSILKQKLNDSQWTRFISELLGNSGHFLIVKILTDIILDGWLEFIQDPTEYILIAAMLVQTWYLSRPSSHRFWGNILGVSIYTTIDLLTDGLEFFQDYIHIIFWLFSLMIATLQHYRFKGNKNRKNWIIPLESFVRSGMIVAFYVAVEVQSYELPLYFELTSKFWEESSHIFLVVSMLLVGTLLGLQSLQITKQREELQETAKLLGNMAEWGMGTHVVETALSNPEALAFQKCDRTIVFMDIRGFTHWCETTSPDLVASVLNQYYTQVEPAASAYQPLRITFTADEVMAIYATPEQGIAAAKAMQKAALNVLNAHHIGAGCAVHCGQVTEGLFGSQDVRTYTVIGDVVNTAKRLESATPAGEITLSDAVYRSITQDLPVKPCEPITAKGKSEKLIAWRLG; this is encoded by the coding sequence ATGAATCGAGAGAGGAGAGTCAGAGCGAGACCATCAATTCATCCTCCATCTCAGAGTATCTTAAAGCAAAAGTTGAATGATAGCCAATGGACTCGATTCATCAGTGAACTCTTAGGAAATAGCGGCCATTTTCTAATTGTTAAAATATTAACGGATATCATTTTGGATGGCTGGTTGGAATTTATCCAAGACCCGACCGAATATATCTTAATTGCAGCCATGTTAGTGCAAACCTGGTACTTGTCTCGACCCAGTTCCCATCGATTTTGGGGCAATATACTAGGTGTTTCTATTTACACAACAATTGATTTACTTACCGATGGCTTAGAGTTTTTTCAAGATTATATTCATATCATTTTTTGGTTGTTTTCTTTAATGATTGCGACCTTGCAACACTACAGATTTAAGGGGAATAAAAACAGAAAAAACTGGATTATTCCCTTAGAAAGTTTCGTCCGCAGTGGCATGATTGTTGCTTTCTATGTTGCCGTAGAAGTGCAGTCCTATGAACTACCGCTCTATTTCGAGTTAACCTCTAAGTTTTGGGAAGAAAGCTCCCATATTTTCTTAGTCGTCAGTATGCTCTTAGTGGGAACGCTCTTAGGTTTGCAATCTTTGCAAATTACCAAACAACGAGAAGAACTACAAGAGACGGCTAAACTATTAGGGAATATGGCAGAATGGGGCATGGGCACTCATGTGGTGGAAACTGCCCTGAGTAACCCAGAAGCTTTAGCCTTTCAAAAGTGCGATCGCACCATTGTCTTTATGGATATTCGCGGCTTTACCCATTGGTGCGAAACCACCTCACCGGATTTAGTCGCCTCAGTTCTCAATCAATATTATACTCAGGTTGAACCGGCTGCCTCTGCCTATCAACCCCTGAGAATTACCTTTACAGCCGATGAAGTCATGGCTATTTATGCCACTCCAGAACAAGGCATTGCCGCAGCAAAAGCCATGCAAAAAGCTGCCTTAAATGTCCTTAATGCCCATCATATTGGTGCAGGCTGTGCCGTTCATTGTGGACAAGTGACTGAAGGTTTATTTGGCAGTCAAGATGTACGCACCTATACTGTAATTGGAGATGTAGTTAACACAGCAAAACGCTTAGAAAGCGCCACCCCAGCCGGAGAAATCACCCTTTCTGATGCCGTCTATCGCTCCATCACCCAAGACTTACCAGTTAAACCTTGTGAACCCATTACCGCTAAAGGCAAATCGGAGAAACTAATCGCTTGGCGATTAGGGTAG
- a CDS encoding CO2 hydration protein translates to MIALSPSKHPLASYIERLEAGGELLPHSQENLLEVVGILKSYGVVLDAYSKNLIYMAQEQFLVLFPFFKYFNGEITLQKLLKHWWHDRINYEYAEYVMRVMLWHGGGEMDIYLDSAAFGEYAERAIAAKIKYNPGVQLLHKLFPDFLPEQVRQMVYTSALGQFWRVMSDMFIDLSDRYDRREIQSIPQVVEHVLAGLVAAANTPITYTVTISGKPYDLIPPSQNFKFLMETAVPYVDTIFFRGTPFLGTVSYNAQARQIPGKQAEFNYGALYADPLPTGGAGIPPTLLMQDMRHFIPDYLHEFYQRSRRGEDDLLVKICVSFQKSMYCVTTAAIKGLTPHPLDTNDPEQKQANRAYFESWMDRFMTSRLLEVNQG, encoded by the coding sequence ATGATCGCCCTTTCCCCCTCTAAACATCCCCTTGCCTCCTACATTGAACGTCTAGAAGCCGGTGGTGAATTGCTACCCCACTCTCAAGAAAATCTCCTGGAAGTAGTAGGTATTCTCAAAAGCTATGGAGTCGTTCTGGATGCCTATTCCAAAAACCTGATTTATATGGCTCAGGAACAGTTTTTAGTCCTCTTCCCCTTCTTTAAGTACTTCAATGGGGAAATAACTCTGCAAAAACTGCTCAAACATTGGTGGCACGATCGCATTAACTATGAATATGCCGAGTATGTCATGCGCGTGATGCTCTGGCATGGTGGTGGAGAAATGGATATCTACTTGGATAGCGCGGCTTTTGGTGAGTATGCAGAGCGGGCGATCGCCGCTAAAATTAAATACAACCCAGGGGTGCAACTACTCCATAAACTCTTTCCCGACTTTCTCCCCGAACAAGTGCGGCAAATGGTCTATACCAGCGCCCTAGGTCAGTTTTGGCGCGTCATGAGTGATATGTTTATCGACCTCTCAGACCGCTACGATCGGCGAGAGATCCAGTCTATTCCCCAAGTCGTCGAGCATGTTCTCGCGGGTTTAGTTGCTGCCGCCAATACCCCCATCACCTACACAGTAACCATTAGCGGCAAACCCTACGACCTCATCCCCCCTTCCCAAAACTTCAAATTCTTAATGGAAACCGCCGTTCCCTACGTCGATACCATCTTCTTTCGCGGCACGCCCTTCCTCGGAACCGTTTCTTACAACGCCCAAGCTCGGCAAATTCCGGGAAAACAAGCCGAATTTAACTATGGAGCGCTCTACGCTGACCCCCTCCCCACTGGAGGTGCAGGTATTCCTCCCACTTTGCTCATGCAGGATATGCGTCACTTCATCCCCGATTATTTGCACGAATTTTATCAACGCAGTCGTCGCGGCGAAGATGATCTCTTAGTGAAAATCTGTGTCAGTTTCCAGAAGTCCATGTACTGCGTCACCACTGCAGCCATTAAAGGACTAACTCCCCATCCCCTCGACACCAACGATCCAGAGCAAAAACAGGCCAACCGAGCCTATTTTGAATCGTGGATGGATCGCTTCATGACTTCTCGCCTGCTAGAGGTCAATCAAGGCTAG